In the Muricauda sp. MAR_2010_75 genome, one interval contains:
- a CDS encoding bile acid:sodium symporter family protein, whose translation MKKLNKYTVAFGLAALLFLICLVMLFLGKTSEMGPLFIGFFAALAFGFSGYKVLKGYIFTAMIFVGVSLAMFYPNYFIEIAGFKLTGLIIPLIQIIMFGMGTSMSLKDFAAVVKTPRGVIVGVIAQLAIMPIVGFILANVSGLPPEIAAGIVLIGCSPSGVASNVMAYLANANLALSITITSIATLIAPFVTPLLMKFLAGEFVEIDVLTMMWSIVKMIILPIGLGLLFNRLLGKRTQWLDKAMPLVSMAGIGLIIVVITAAGRDSLLDIGGILIALVLIHNLFGYFLGYGFARLVKMPERDARTIAIEVGMQNGGLASGIANSLGKIATMGLAPAVFGPLMNITGSILASYWHKKPIPTEDFGAIADNSKIE comes from the coding sequence ATGAAAAAACTAAACAAATATACCGTAGCATTCGGTTTGGCTGCCCTGCTTTTTTTGATTTGCCTTGTAATGCTGTTTTTGGGCAAAACTTCAGAAATGGGACCGCTCTTCATAGGGTTCTTTGCGGCCTTGGCATTCGGTTTCAGTGGGTATAAAGTTCTTAAAGGTTACATATTCACGGCAATGATTTTTGTTGGTGTCTCGTTGGCCATGTTCTATCCCAATTACTTTATTGAAATAGCAGGCTTTAAACTTACAGGCCTTATTATACCACTCATTCAGATCATTATGTTTGGTATGGGGACTTCAATGAGTCTAAAAGATTTTGCAGCGGTGGTAAAAACGCCGAGAGGAGTAATAGTTGGGGTCATTGCACAATTGGCAATCATGCCCATTGTTGGATTTATTCTGGCCAATGTTAGTGGATTGCCTCCTGAGATAGCTGCGGGGATAGTACTCATAGGTTGTTCCCCAAGCGGAGTGGCTTCCAACGTAATGGCATATCTGGCGAATGCCAATCTGGCCTTGTCCATTACCATTACATCCATAGCCACACTTATTGCTCCCTTTGTTACCCCGTTGTTGATGAAGTTTTTAGCTGGGGAGTTTGTTGAAATTGATGTACTTACAATGATGTGGAGCATTGTTAAAATGATTATACTGCCCATTGGATTGGGGCTGCTGTTCAATAGACTTTTGGGAAAAAGGACTCAATGGCTTGATAAAGCAATGCCCTTGGTTTCAATGGCTGGTATTGGGCTGATAATTGTTGTGATTACCGCTGCTGGTAGGGATAGCCTGTTGGACATTGGCGGTATTTTGATCGCCCTTGTACTGATCCATAATCTTTTTGGATATTTTCTTGGATATGGATTTGCCCGCTTGGTCAAAATGCCGGAAAGGGATGCGAGAACAATCGCCATTGAAGTGGGCATGCAAAATGGCGGATTGGCATCAGGAATTGCCAATTCTCTTGGAAAGATTGCCACCATGGGACTGGCCCCGGCCGTTTTTGGACCTCTGATGAACATTACCGGCTCCATTTTGGCTTCGTACTGGCATAAAAAGCCGATACCTACGGAAGATTTTGGTGCGATTGCAGATAATAGTAAGATTGAATAG
- a CDS encoding bifunctional 4-hydroxy-2-oxoglutarate aldolase/2-dehydro-3-deoxy-phosphogluconate aldolase, whose amino-acid sequence MAKYTRLEVASAMHETGLVPLFFHQDPELAKKVLKACYDGGARLLEFTSRGDFAHNVFEQLNQYALKELPGMILGVGSVTDAAAASLYMQLGANFVVTPVLREDIALVCNRRKVLWSPGCGSLTEIARAEELGCEIVKLFPGDIYGPAFVKAIKGPCPWTSIMPTGGVSPTEENLKSWFQAGVTCVGMGSKLISKEILATGDFDSLAAKVKETLDLIQKLK is encoded by the coding sequence ATGGCAAAATATACAAGATTGGAAGTGGCTTCGGCCATGCACGAAACTGGATTGGTGCCCCTTTTCTTTCATCAGGACCCGGAACTGGCAAAAAAAGTTCTCAAGGCCTGTTATGATGGAGGAGCACGTTTATTGGAGTTTACCAGTAGAGGCGATTTTGCCCACAATGTTTTTGAGCAGCTCAACCAATATGCCCTAAAAGAACTTCCCGGGATGATTCTTGGTGTTGGCTCAGTGACCGACGCTGCCGCTGCATCCCTGTATATGCAACTGGGAGCCAACTTTGTGGTGACCCCTGTATTGAGAGAGGATATTGCGTTGGTTTGCAATCGGAGAAAAGTTCTTTGGTCGCCAGGCTGTGGGTCGTTGACAGAAATCGCTAGGGCAGAGGAATTGGGTTGCGAGATCGTAAAACTTTTCCCAGGTGATATCTATGGTCCTGCTTTTGTTAAGGCCATAAAAGGGCCATGTCCATGGACCAGCATTATGCCCACTGGTGGAGTGTCCCCAACAGAGGAAAATCTTAAATCCTGGTTCCAAGCAGGAGTAACATGTGTTGGTATGGGTTCTAAATTGATATCCAAAGAAATCTTGGCCACTGGCGATTTTGACAGCTTGGCCGCGAAGGTAAAAGAAACCCTTGACCTTATTCAAAAATTGAAATAA
- a CDS encoding glycoside hydrolase family 2 protein, with the protein MGFLKKLNEVKFFVLVMVMAFYGVSAIGQNGRWERELSNAPWKLWLDHGALWYNDEVYLPPVDISKLPVNPPTGGWDKLHGNPAAIETNVPGTVEEHYWGEIGGVVPDTGGDFIGVSWWSRTFDLDASLKGKRILLAFQSVNLRAEVFVNGKLVGYDVIGNTPFDVDATEAVVFGGKNYLDIRITDPVGSFSWNDNTLMRWGDNLVPAVHGFGGITGDVMLKALDKNITISDIYVQNQPNPKKVKVITTVENWSGTPQKGQLKVSLHEMGNPNAEVWGKTINTELNSESNTFEVSATVSQAKLWELTINKPETERHAQLYEATVSFIDGNKIVDNQSQRFGFRWFDVKEKNGDKRFYLNGKRVFMLAAMTRGFWPKNGIFPTPEMAERDKDALYDFGLNTMLMHRAIGQPLVFDYADEAGLFTYEEPGGYRVTANRWDSIAGPDEQAYKWRSEKLRRMVIRDRSFPSMVIYNLKNEETNPPNEEDVKDMEMVHELDPSRVLTYNSGSDIGKSGDEYYRNKPNDPFELHALPFKPGLIYGGWWDQHHWYSYSGYTDDMYRNPKFYLRGVINAARVPLAKDSLYQLNKKKVIFFGEEGAFGTMVRLQKIKEEIEETSSTGFREREHLDWYEHYDRFLDETGFRTAYPNVDSLTMSLGRNLHYFHGRNIENVRMGNIADAYNMNGWASASTRTDVVDMYRNPTADPSIIRHYTQPLYVAVKLRNKVIPTGKAPIADIYLINEKNLRGRHNLELTLTDIQGNTLFEKNYSVSVKGGEEFGQMLVESVQLPPIDKPGHYVLNASLNSNGQAKATGFDKIFSVELDSGTSLKGSIAVLENDGTVSDFLSQYMNKETTSFVKGAPQTDVLIIGNQPEEGIAPELLQDILDRVENGMSLIVLTQADKVAEQIDARLKRVPKFYDGEGIKRWGGSGRLFTGLSPVLTGLPQGESMSWEYQCFYKGAHMGDYAQVQGIMLDYLGLDLIVALGNQGSKQILTALGRIPLGKGNVTISTLHLIPHLSSKEPNAVVAKKVLVNLLKY; encoded by the coding sequence ATGGGTTTTTTAAAAAAATTGAATGAGGTCAAGTTTTTTGTCCTTGTAATGGTAATGGCGTTTTATGGCGTCAGCGCTATTGGGCAAAATGGAAGATGGGAGAGAGAGTTGTCCAACGCTCCCTGGAAATTGTGGCTCGATCACGGTGCCTTATGGTATAATGATGAGGTTTACCTTCCCCCAGTGGACATTTCTAAATTGCCGGTCAACCCTCCTACGGGTGGCTGGGATAAACTGCATGGAAATCCAGCGGCCATTGAGACCAATGTTCCCGGAACAGTGGAAGAACACTATTGGGGTGAAATTGGAGGAGTAGTTCCTGATACCGGGGGTGATTTTATTGGAGTTTCCTGGTGGAGTCGAACTTTTGACTTGGATGCTTCGCTGAAAGGCAAACGTATTCTTTTGGCCTTCCAATCGGTCAATCTCAGGGCAGAGGTATTTGTAAATGGAAAGTTGGTGGGATATGATGTCATCGGGAATACCCCTTTTGATGTTGATGCCACTGAAGCAGTTGTTTTCGGAGGTAAGAACTATCTCGATATTAGGATTACCGATCCGGTAGGAAGTTTTTCCTGGAATGACAATACCTTGATGCGTTGGGGAGACAATTTAGTTCCCGCCGTGCATGGTTTTGGGGGAATCACGGGCGATGTGATGCTCAAAGCCTTGGATAAGAACATAACCATCAGCGATATCTACGTTCAAAACCAGCCGAACCCCAAAAAGGTAAAGGTGATTACCACTGTGGAAAATTGGTCTGGAACGCCCCAAAAGGGGCAGTTGAAAGTTTCGCTGCACGAAATGGGGAATCCCAATGCAGAAGTATGGGGTAAGACAATCAATACTGAACTAAACTCAGAATCCAATACGTTCGAGGTTTCTGCAACCGTATCCCAAGCCAAACTTTGGGAACTCACCATTAACAAACCAGAGACTGAGCGGCATGCTCAACTTTATGAGGCTACCGTCTCTTTTATTGATGGGAATAAGATAGTGGATAACCAAAGTCAACGCTTTGGCTTCCGCTGGTTTGATGTAAAGGAAAAGAATGGTGATAAACGATTTTATTTAAATGGGAAAAGGGTCTTCATGCTTGCCGCGATGACACGTGGATTTTGGCCCAAGAATGGTATTTTTCCCACCCCAGAAATGGCAGAAAGGGATAAAGACGCCCTATATGATTTTGGACTTAATACGATGTTGATGCATAGAGCCATTGGACAGCCTTTGGTTTTTGATTATGCAGATGAGGCCGGACTTTTCACCTATGAAGAGCCCGGAGGGTATCGGGTAACTGCCAATCGCTGGGACAGTATTGCAGGTCCGGACGAACAAGCCTATAAATGGCGAAGCGAAAAATTGCGCCGAATGGTCATTAGAGACCGTTCCTTTCCTTCCATGGTGATTTACAATCTGAAAAATGAAGAAACCAATCCCCCCAATGAAGAAGATGTGAAGGATATGGAGATGGTCCACGAGTTGGATCCTTCCAGAGTGCTTACCTATAACAGTGGGAGCGACATAGGCAAATCTGGAGACGAATATTATCGGAACAAGCCTAACGACCCCTTCGAACTTCATGCACTGCCCTTTAAACCAGGACTCATCTATGGGGGTTGGTGGGACCAACACCATTGGTATTCTTATTCGGGCTATACTGATGACATGTACCGTAACCCCAAATTCTATTTAAGGGGTGTAATCAATGCTGCAAGGGTACCCTTGGCCAAGGACTCCTTATATCAGTTGAACAAGAAAAAGGTAATTTTCTTTGGTGAGGAAGGCGCTTTTGGAACCATGGTACGGCTACAGAAGATTAAAGAAGAAATAGAAGAGACCAGCAGTACGGGATTTAGGGAGCGAGAGCACTTGGATTGGTATGAGCATTATGATCGCTTTTTGGACGAAACCGGATTTAGAACGGCCTATCCCAATGTGGATAGTCTTACCATGAGTTTGGGAAGGAATCTACATTACTTCCATGGTCGAAACATTGAGAATGTAAGAATGGGCAATATTGCTGATGCCTATAATATGAACGGATGGGCCTCCGCATCAACCCGCACGGATGTAGTGGATATGTATCGAAACCCTACCGCTGATCCATCCATCATAAGGCACTACACCCAACCCCTTTATGTAGCAGTTAAGTTAAGGAACAAGGTCATCCCAACGGGAAAGGCCCCCATTGCGGACATTTATCTCATCAATGAGAAAAACCTTCGGGGACGGCATAATTTAGAACTCACTTTAACGGATATACAGGGCAATACCTTGTTTGAAAAAAACTATTCGGTAAGTGTAAAGGGAGGGGAAGAATTTGGCCAGATGTTGGTTGAAAGTGTTCAGTTGCCACCCATAGACAAGCCTGGGCATTATGTTCTCAATGCTAGCCTGAATTCCAATGGGCAGGCAAAAGCCACTGGATTTGACAAAATATTTTCAGTTGAACTTGATAGTGGGACTTCTTTGAAAGGTTCCATCGCGGTATTGGAAAATGATGGCACAGTGAGCGATTTTCTCAGCCAGTATATGAATAAAGAAACCACTTCATTTGTCAAAGGTGCTCCCCAAACAGATGTTTTGATTATAGGAAATCAGCCTGAAGAAGGCATTGCACCGGAATTGTTGCAAGACATTTTGGACAGGGTGGAAAATGGAATGTCCCTTATTGTACTTACTCAAGCGGATAAGGTTGCCGAACAAATTGACGCTAGACTAAAAAGAGTCCCCAAATTCTATGATGGTGAAGGCATCAAAAGATGGGGTGGTTCTGGCCGACTTTTTACAGGGTTGAGCCCAGTACTCACAGGACTTCCCCAAGGTGAAAGTATGAGTTGGGAATACCAATGCTTCTATAAAGGTGCACATATGGGCGATTATGCCCAAGTTCAAGGCATCATGCTCGACTATTTAGGCTTAGATCTTATTGTTGCATTGGGCAATCAAGGGTCCAAACAGATTTTGACCGCCTTGGGTCGTATACCCTTGGGGAAGGGGAATGTCACCATTTCAACATTACATTTAATTCCGCACCTTTCAAGTAAGGAGCCAAATGCGGTGGTAGCCAAGAAAGTATTGGTCAATCTTTTAAAATACTAA
- a CDS encoding SMP-30/gluconolactonase/LRE family protein — MKKTFWALCLLLIISACKTEKKPDWAGVNEQVITEYEVTGRTRTDVPNTGIISNLEDAKVTNVKNLEKVTLEIGVTAKIYWGMGALMALIDMEPDTRMPIRTIEGERFLFVLEGEVEEIIDGEPHTLIARPREEPGPLKGSAPKHEFVYLQNGAQSSVKAGTDGAKILEVYSPVPSFYLKAVGYKGDIPTPISIDGFPVEPNVDPGVIMNLDELQYAELVPGANSRIISGNGVQMSFLRMNPNTVFARHIHPEEQTMLAFRGWIDEIILDTIVQMKDGDIVNLPPNLVHGGNLGPYGCDAMDVFFPPRTDYDANNKARLEGYHSIVPEGAKAELLINGSESEPTLVFTEGPAWQNGKLYFSNMYFDENFNGDPKKSSLVEMDPDGSYRNIVQNKMQTNGITALEDGTLAVCDMFGHRVLKMDTKGNILKVLANRYDGKPLDGPNDLVVDSKGGIYFTDPQFTADAVKNQPGRTAYYLSPDGNLTRLLEPDSFAMPNGIALSPDGKTLYINNTYDDRESWNVNSDKENFIWAYDVQEDGTITNGRKFAELYLTGDVLDKLEKSSGADGMKVDAKGNLYVATFAGVQLFNNKGEFQGIIYVPDYPVNLAFGGPDMKTLYITSLSKIYSIPTKIGAPK; from the coding sequence ATGAAAAAAACATTTTGGGCATTATGCCTCCTCTTAATAATCTCGGCCTGTAAAACCGAAAAAAAGCCGGACTGGGCAGGTGTCAATGAACAGGTAATTACTGAATATGAGGTTACAGGGCGCACCCGAACAGATGTTCCAAATACTGGCATAATATCAAACCTAGAAGATGCCAAGGTGACTAATGTGAAAAATTTGGAGAAGGTTACACTTGAAATAGGTGTTACGGCGAAGATATATTGGGGAATGGGAGCCCTTATGGCACTCATTGATATGGAACCGGATACTAGAATGCCAATTAGGACAATAGAGGGTGAACGTTTTCTTTTCGTATTGGAAGGTGAAGTGGAAGAGATAATAGATGGGGAGCCTCATACTCTTATAGCACGACCTAGAGAGGAACCTGGTCCATTGAAGGGTAGTGCTCCCAAACATGAATTCGTTTATCTTCAGAATGGTGCACAAAGTTCAGTTAAAGCCGGGACCGATGGGGCCAAAATTCTTGAGGTGTATAGTCCTGTACCCTCTTTTTATCTTAAGGCAGTAGGATACAAAGGGGACATCCCTACACCTATTTCCATCGATGGTTTCCCAGTGGAACCCAATGTGGACCCCGGTGTCATTATGAACCTTGATGAACTTCAATATGCTGAGTTGGTTCCTGGGGCCAATTCCAGGATTATATCTGGGAATGGTGTTCAAATGAGTTTTTTGCGTATGAACCCCAATACCGTTTTTGCACGACATATTCACCCAGAGGAGCAAACCATGTTGGCTTTTAGGGGATGGATAGATGAAATCATTTTGGACACTATTGTACAAATGAAGGATGGTGATATTGTAAACCTACCTCCAAATTTGGTACATGGTGGAAATCTTGGCCCTTACGGATGTGATGCAATGGATGTCTTTTTCCCTCCTAGAACAGATTATGATGCCAATAATAAGGCAAGGCTGGAAGGCTATCACAGCATAGTTCCTGAGGGCGCTAAGGCAGAATTATTGATCAACGGCTCGGAATCCGAACCAACGCTTGTGTTTACCGAAGGACCTGCTTGGCAGAACGGCAAGCTATACTTTTCGAACATGTATTTTGATGAAAACTTCAATGGAGACCCCAAGAAAAGTAGCCTCGTGGAAATGGACCCAGATGGTTCCTATCGAAATATCGTTCAGAATAAGATGCAGACCAATGGAATCACCGCTTTGGAGGATGGAACCTTGGCCGTATGTGATATGTTTGGTCACCGTGTACTCAAAATGGATACAAAGGGAAATATCCTAAAAGTTCTAGCCAATCGATATGATGGCAAACCACTTGATGGTCCCAATGATTTAGTAGTGGACAGTAAAGGAGGCATATACTTTACGGACCCACAATTCACGGCCGACGCTGTTAAAAACCAACCGGGTAGAACTGCATATTACCTCAGTCCTGATGGTAATTTGACAAGGCTTTTGGAACCTGACTCCTTTGCCATGCCCAATGGAATTGCGTTAAGTCCTGATGGTAAAACCTTGTACATCAACAATACGTATGATGATCGTGAATCATGGAATGTGAACAGTGATAAAGAGAATTTTATCTGGGCGTATGATGTTCAGGAAGATGGTACTATTACCAATGGGCGAAAATTTGCAGAGCTCTATCTAACAGGTGATGTCCTGGATAAGCTTGAAAAATCATCAGGAGCCGATGGAATGAAGGTGGATGCCAAAGGCAATCTTTATGTGGCCACTTTTGCAGGGGTACAACTTTTCAATAATAAAGGGGAATTCCAGGGCATAATTTATGTGCCGGATTATCCAGTGAACCTAGCTTTTGGTGGACCTGATATGAAAACGCTTTATATCACTTCCCTCAGTAAGATATATAGCATTCCTACTAAAATTGGAGCACCAAAATAA
- a CDS encoding DUF4380 domain-containing protein, with protein MNSNRYFLCCLLIGLFHGGYAQDRISKLENNQFKLKVSDLEMEIDANSGAKITSFKIGGQETIAGKEIHPFFYGSTLWLAPEGKWKGHGSLDRGVYMEKSKSSDVLSLVSEADTERGFQFTKKFMGNPDTSITIKYSIKNIAETSQEVAAWEVTRVPTGGLAFMPKRNETDLPRPNNVYPLPTTQDKIGMIWYPYDSDTSSPQKLFMEGGAGWMAYVKDGILFAKSFPVVSKDEFAPGESNIELYVNKEKTYAELENQGPYENLESGESLTYEVKWYARELPSHIKAEVGNPDLRNYVEKMLKITMADKEKNLEEATALLIHAMLEPDADVLGGLFSDQLSYGHSGGLIENKEQIIYGLTQGPFHFETIEIKDQTVQILDDVGIVRHFLTTNYTNNGETGTLKFGILLVWRIENGKWKLLARQAAKL; from the coding sequence ATGAATAGCAATAGGTACTTTCTATGTTGTTTGCTGATAGGCCTCTTCCACGGGGGATATGCCCAAGACAGGATTTCCAAACTTGAAAACAACCAGTTTAAATTGAAGGTTTCGGACCTTGAAATGGAAATAGACGCAAACAGTGGGGCCAAGATTACTTCTTTTAAGATAGGAGGTCAGGAAACCATTGCTGGAAAAGAAATTCACCCTTTTTTCTATGGCTCAACATTATGGTTGGCTCCAGAAGGAAAATGGAAAGGTCATGGCTCATTGGATCGTGGTGTTTATATGGAGAAATCCAAAAGTTCCGATGTTTTGAGCTTGGTCAGTGAAGCGGATACCGAGAGAGGTTTTCAATTCACAAAGAAGTTCATGGGCAATCCAGATACTTCTATAACCATCAAGTATTCCATTAAAAACATAGCTGAAACATCACAGGAGGTTGCTGCTTGGGAGGTTACCCGAGTTCCCACTGGAGGGCTGGCATTTATGCCCAAAAGAAACGAAACTGATCTGCCAAGACCCAACAACGTATATCCACTTCCCACCACTCAAGATAAAATCGGAATGATTTGGTATCCCTATGATTCTGATACAAGTTCACCCCAAAAATTATTTATGGAAGGTGGAGCGGGATGGATGGCTTATGTGAAGGATGGCATTCTGTTCGCTAAGAGCTTTCCTGTTGTGAGCAAGGATGAATTTGCCCCTGGAGAGTCAAACATCGAACTCTATGTGAATAAAGAAAAGACCTATGCAGAATTGGAAAATCAAGGGCCCTATGAAAATCTTGAAAGTGGGGAGTCCTTGACCTATGAGGTAAAGTGGTATGCACGGGAATTGCCTTCACACATAAAAGCGGAAGTGGGCAATCCAGATTTACGGAACTATGTTGAAAAAATGCTAAAAATAACCATGGCTGATAAAGAGAAGAACCTTGAAGAGGCTACGGCATTGTTGATTCATGCCATGCTTGAACCAGATGCTGATGTTTTGGGTGGACTATTTTCAGATCAGCTTAGCTATGGACATTCGGGCGGCCTCATAGAAAATAAAGAACAGATTATCTATGGATTGACCCAAGGACCTTTTCATTTTGAAACAATCGAAATTAAAGACCAAACAGTCCAAATTCTTGATGACGTTGGTATTGTGAGGCATTTTTTAACAACAAATTACACTAACAATGGGGAGACTGGAACACTGAAATTTGGAATCCTTCTTGTATGGCGTATAGAAAATGGAAAATGGAAATTATTGGCGAGACAAGCTGCAAAACTTTAA
- a CDS encoding PQQ-binding-like beta-propeller repeat protein — translation MRGLTPKPLSALAFGILVFFSSCIDSKEKDSSDWPTYGGNYAGNRYSPLDNINVDNVTELEVAWMYNAADVIEEGQFPRQIQCQPIMVDGVLYGTTSKLKLFALDAATGEELWKFDPQAITHGYNSSSRGLMFWQDGEDRRVLYTAGTYLMAVDANTGELVESFADNGRLDLHIGLENDRFAIKDLVVTATSPGVIHDDVLVMGSTVSESGDALPGDIRGFNVRTGELLWVFHTVPRPGELGYDTWPEDAYKKIGGANNWAGMALDKKRGMVYMGTGAPSVDFYGGEREGANLFANCILALEVKTGKLKWHYQVVHHDLWDLDLASPPNLTTIEHDGKEVDVVVQVTKDGLVYVLDRDTGESLFPVEERNVPTEGLPGETPYATQKFPLKPDPLVTRQVITEADLPDSITFPELHAKAKERFLNTKGGEKFLPPSIEGAWYIGISGGAEWGGSAVNPQGVFFQNVNEMPWEIKMVNVAEQLRETTSLGSKLYVTNCVMCHGVDRKGDGSEFPSLVNIGEKLSRRELFTTIRNGRGRMPAYQHLSYEEINALTAYLSNIEEDQPKDEHTDDGNVEQKSKDFPYKPEYNRGRGGKVNIDGYPAIDPPWGTLNAIDLNTGDYLWRVPLGEFPELTEKGIPITGTENTGGPLATAGGLVFIGATQDERFRAFNSKTGEMVWEYQLPAGAFATPISYSVNGKQYIVVAAGGIRFGKKPGGNYIAFALPE, via the coding sequence ATGAGGGGTTTAACACCAAAACCTTTGAGTGCATTAGCATTTGGAATCCTTGTTTTTTTCTCATCCTGTATAGATTCAAAGGAGAAAGATTCAAGTGATTGGCCTACGTATGGGGGCAATTATGCAGGTAACCGGTATTCACCACTTGATAATATCAATGTGGACAACGTAACGGAACTTGAGGTTGCCTGGATGTACAATGCGGCTGATGTCATAGAAGAAGGGCAATTTCCTAGACAAATACAGTGTCAGCCTATAATGGTGGATGGGGTGCTCTATGGCACCACCTCCAAACTTAAGCTGTTCGCTTTGGATGCAGCCACGGGAGAAGAACTGTGGAAATTTGACCCCCAAGCCATTACTCATGGATATAATAGCTCTAGCCGGGGGCTCATGTTCTGGCAGGATGGTGAAGACCGTCGTGTTCTTTATACGGCAGGAACTTATTTGATGGCTGTGGATGCAAATACTGGTGAATTGGTTGAATCCTTTGCAGACAATGGAAGGCTTGATCTTCATATTGGATTGGAAAACGATAGGTTCGCTATTAAAGATTTGGTAGTCACGGCCACCAGCCCCGGGGTCATACATGATGATGTATTGGTCATGGGCTCAACGGTATCCGAATCTGGAGATGCGCTTCCCGGTGATATCCGAGGGTTCAATGTCCGTACAGGAGAATTGTTGTGGGTATTCCATACCGTTCCCAGACCTGGAGAATTGGGTTATGATACCTGGCCGGAAGATGCCTATAAAAAAATTGGAGGAGCCAACAACTGGGCGGGCATGGCACTTGATAAAAAAAGAGGTATGGTCTATATGGGTACTGGAGCACCCTCCGTAGACTTTTATGGCGGGGAACGTGAAGGAGCCAATTTGTTTGCTAATTGCATCCTTGCATTGGAGGTAAAAACAGGCAAGTTAAAATGGCACTATCAAGTAGTGCACCATGATCTTTGGGATCTTGATTTGGCCAGTCCTCCAAACCTTACCACAATAGAACATGATGGAAAGGAGGTAGATGTGGTTGTTCAAGTGACCAAAGATGGTTTGGTATATGTTCTTGATCGTGATACAGGGGAATCCTTGTTTCCGGTTGAGGAACGAAATGTGCCCACTGAAGGTCTTCCAGGTGAGACGCCCTATGCCACCCAAAAATTTCCACTTAAGCCCGATCCTTTGGTGACCCGTCAAGTCATTACAGAAGCTGATCTTCCGGATTCAATCACTTTTCCAGAGCTGCACGCAAAGGCTAAGGAACGCTTTCTAAATACAAAAGGAGGAGAAAAGTTCCTTCCACCTAGTATAGAAGGAGCATGGTATATTGGAATAAGTGGCGGAGCCGAGTGGGGTGGTAGTGCTGTAAATCCCCAAGGCGTGTTTTTCCAGAATGTCAATGAAATGCCATGGGAAATCAAAATGGTCAATGTGGCCGAACAGCTCAGGGAAACCACTTCATTGGGTAGCAAGTTATATGTTACCAATTGTGTCATGTGCCATGGGGTGGATCGAAAAGGGGATGGGTCGGAATTTCCCAGTCTTGTCAATATTGGCGAAAAACTAAGTAGGAGAGAGCTGTTCACCACCATTCGAAATGGTCGCGGTAGAATGCCCGCGTACCAGCATCTGTCCTATGAGGAAATAAATGCATTAACTGCATATCTGTCGAACATCGAGGAAGATCAGCCAAAAGATGAACATACTGATGACGGAAATGTGGAACAAAAAAGCAAGGATTTTCCCTATAAGCCAGAGTACAATCGTGGAAGGGGAGGTAAGGTCAATATCGATGGATATCCAGCCATAGACCCACCTTGGGGCACTTTAAATGCAATAGACCTCAATACCGGGGATTATTTATGGCGGGTCCCTTTGGGAGAATTTCCGGAATTGACCGAAAAAGGCATACCCATAACAGGAACAGAAAATACCGGAGGACCATTGGCAACAGCAGGTGGCTTGGTATTTATTGGGGCAACCCAAGATGAAAGGTTTAGGGCATTTAATAGCAAAACGGGTGAAATGGTATGGGAATACCAACTTCCGGCAGGTGCTTTTGCAACACCCATATCATATTCTGTAAATGGAAAACAATATATAGTTGTTGCAGCAGGAGGTATCCGTTTTGGGAAAAAACCAGGGGGCAATTACATAGCATTTGCCCTTCCTGAATAA